In Fundidesulfovibrio soli, a single genomic region encodes these proteins:
- a CDS encoding radical SAM protein, translating to MSTGFSTTTRRVRTRRGVVWLGQTCNLRCRFCYFQTRVATREHPDHPFMSLEKARAICSTLRGHYGNTAVDIQGGEPTIYPRIEALVAHCREIGLLPTLITNAVAMDDPQRCRRLKEAGLRDLLVSVHGLGAAYDEAVGLAGAHARQMKALDNLAAEAIPFRLNCVLAASVLPDLAAIARLAVERGARVMNFIAFNPFEDQQGGRTGQDVPRYSEVAGPLADALDFLEENGLEANVRYLPLCAAKPRHRKNFYNFQQLPFDLHEWDYASWSWSGRNPQRRKDGDLEPPITLREANHRSKLFGHEGYLADPSVSVEDEYRHSALIRAREHCGYSFAPACQACALKDICDGFHGDYSGLYGAGEAHAQELTDFSGPAGDPRRFIREQVKIVEDEDASWAL from the coding sequence ATGAGCACCGGTTTTTCGACAACCACGCGGCGCGTGCGCACCCGCAGGGGCGTCGTCTGGCTGGGCCAGACCTGCAACCTGCGCTGCCGGTTCTGCTATTTTCAGACGCGCGTGGCCACGAGGGAGCACCCCGACCACCCCTTCATGAGTCTGGAGAAGGCCCGCGCCATCTGCTCCACCCTGCGTGGCCACTACGGCAACACCGCTGTGGACATCCAGGGGGGCGAGCCCACCATCTACCCGCGGATCGAGGCCCTGGTGGCCCACTGCCGGGAGATCGGCCTGCTGCCCACGCTCATCACCAACGCCGTGGCCATGGACGACCCGCAGCGCTGCCGCCGCCTCAAGGAGGCGGGCCTGCGCGACCTGCTGGTCTCCGTGCACGGGCTGGGCGCGGCCTACGACGAGGCCGTGGGCCTGGCCGGGGCGCACGCCCGGCAGATGAAGGCCCTGGACAACCTGGCCGCCGAGGCCATCCCCTTCCGGCTCAACTGCGTGCTGGCGGCCTCTGTGCTGCCGGACCTGGCGGCCATCGCCCGCCTGGCCGTGGAACGCGGGGCCAGAGTGATGAACTTCATTGCCTTCAACCCCTTCGAGGACCAGCAGGGTGGACGAACCGGGCAGGACGTGCCCCGCTACTCCGAGGTGGCCGGGCCGCTGGCCGACGCCCTGGACTTCCTCGAGGAAAACGGGCTGGAGGCCAACGTGCGCTACCTGCCCCTGTGCGCGGCCAAGCCCCGCCACCGCAAGAACTTCTACAACTTCCAGCAGCTGCCCTTCGACCTGCACGAGTGGGACTACGCATCCTGGTCCTGGTCGGGGCGCAACCCGCAGCGCCGCAAGGACGGTGATCTGGAGCCGCCCATCACCCTGCGGGAGGCCAACCACCGCTCGAAGCTGTTCGGCCACGAGGGATACCTGGCCGATCCCTCCGTGAGCGTGGAGGACGAATACCGCCACAGCGCGCTCATCCGCGCCAGGGAGCACTGCGGCTACTCATTCGCACCGGCCTGCCAAGCCTGCGCCCTGAAGGACATCTGCGACGGCTTCCACGGGGACTACTCCGGCTTGTATGGGGCGGGCGAGGCCCACGCCCAGGAGCTGACGGACTTCTCCGGCCCGGCGGGCGACCCCCGCCGCTTCATCCGCGAGCAGGTGAAGATCGTGGAGGATGAGGACGCGTCATGGGCGCTCTAG
- a CDS encoding radical SAM protein — protein sequence MIAIRDMMIIQIDITNACVNSCSNCTRLIGHHRKPFFMEFDMFTRAVDSLADFPGMVGMIGGEPLLHPEFPRMARYLQERIEDPKRRGLWSTVPEGTRHGALIREVFGNLYLNDHTVDKIMHQPVLVAASEAVPDPARMWSLIDECWVQKCWSASITPKGAFFCEVAAAFDMLFDGPGGWPVEPGWWLREPHQFGDQKERWCPRCGCAVPLPRRASTEQVDDVSRGNLAELERMASPKVRKGRVALYRGEQAEDWNPHHNWYMSEVEGEAQYRERIAKRLDATE from the coding sequence ATGATTGCCATCCGCGACATGATGATCATCCAGATCGACATCACCAACGCCTGCGTGAACAGTTGCTCCAACTGCACGAGGCTCATAGGCCACCACCGCAAGCCTTTTTTCATGGAGTTCGACATGTTCACGCGCGCCGTGGACTCCCTGGCGGACTTCCCCGGCATGGTGGGCATGATCGGCGGCGAGCCCCTGCTGCACCCCGAGTTCCCACGCATGGCCCGTTACCTCCAGGAGCGCATCGAGGACCCCAAGCGCCGGGGCCTGTGGTCCACCGTGCCGGAGGGCACCCGCCACGGCGCGCTCATCCGGGAGGTGTTCGGCAATCTGTACCTGAACGACCACACCGTGGACAAAATCATGCATCAGCCCGTGCTGGTGGCCGCAAGCGAGGCCGTGCCCGACCCGGCGCGCATGTGGAGCCTCATCGACGAGTGCTGGGTGCAGAAGTGCTGGTCGGCCTCCATCACGCCCAAGGGGGCCTTCTTCTGCGAGGTTGCCGCCGCCTTCGACATGCTCTTCGACGGCCCGGGCGGCTGGCCCGTGGAGCCCGGCTGGTGGCTGCGCGAACCCCACCAGTTCGGCGACCAGAAGGAGCGCTGGTGCCCGCGCTGCGGCTGCGCCGTGCCCCTGCCCCGCCGGGCCAGCACCGAGCAGGTGGACGACGTGAGCCGGGGCAACCTGGCCGAGCTCGAGCGCATGGCCTCCCCCAAGGTGCGCAAGGGCCGCGTGGCCCTGTACCGGGGCGAACAGGCCGAGGACTGGAACCCGCACCACAACTGGTACATGTCCGAGGTGGAGGGCGAGGCCCAGTACCGCGAACGCATCGCCAAGCGCCTGGACGCCACCGAATGA
- a CDS encoding tetratricopeptide repeat protein, whose protein sequence is MISQSDTRREGEKPATLLLVNPMGRGHGAAYASSFTRWAISRGFRVVHAGADLRATAFGRACAAGGRVEFVADGGIDCSLEGVRALRERTGAALTVHLGADEWLFTCDDMFAPGAAPLANTIAVATFAGREAHTGQREPYGLRLDAVLERGLVSGVFTLDEYHAHAQIRRGVRFLPDPCRELMGSGEPSGHEAARLRAFLDAAPGPVLPVLGKRDARKNSLWIFKAVADSGHMRCVVLGEAVRSETAGEEDELLAWLAARGRALVHEGYLPGDRLFLSVLAHRAVPFAALPYRRHYGSSGIQLLAHRCGKPALVAGQGLMARRVEGNALGLAHHPGDEAHFREQLGRMFQRDAGADRAAARAFSRYFRTRAVFAAMDAMLPGRPLPQLPPWASGPLQPGPSLDELGRSPHTATEFNFLCGLRFDLAGVLQRLGRPDEARAEMDAVLAMASAGEGGIPVGLDASALESLGSALAAMARPDEAERAFARAVGLAPRNLDLRLFLSDSLRYAGRSGEALAALAELEALAPAHPGLRHKQGQALACLGRTDEALARFAQEPEGSRWKRPAQEWEAKLRRGDQAR, encoded by the coding sequence ATGATATCGCAATCGGACACCCGCCGGGAGGGCGAAAAGCCCGCCACGCTGCTGCTGGTCAACCCCATGGGGCGCGGCCACGGCGCGGCCTACGCCAGCAGCTTCACGCGCTGGGCGATTTCACGCGGCTTCCGGGTTGTCCACGCCGGGGCGGACCTGCGCGCCACCGCTTTCGGCCGGGCCTGCGCGGCGGGCGGGCGCGTGGAATTCGTGGCGGACGGCGGCATCGACTGCTCCCTGGAGGGCGTGCGTGCCCTGCGGGAACGCACCGGCGCGGCGCTCACCGTGCATCTGGGCGCGGACGAATGGCTTTTCACCTGTGACGACATGTTCGCCCCGGGCGCGGCTCCGCTTGCGAACACCATCGCCGTGGCCACCTTCGCCGGGCGCGAGGCCCACACCGGGCAGCGCGAGCCCTACGGGCTGCGCCTGGACGCGGTGCTGGAGAGAGGGCTTGTCTCCGGCGTATTCACCCTGGACGAGTACCACGCGCACGCACAAATCAGGCGCGGGGTGCGCTTCCTGCCCGATCCGTGCCGCGAGCTGATGGGATCGGGGGAGCCCTCCGGCCACGAGGCGGCGCGCCTGCGCGCCTTCCTGGACGCCGCGCCCGGGCCGGTGCTGCCGGTGCTCGGCAAGCGCGACGCCCGCAAGAACAGCCTTTGGATTTTCAAGGCCGTGGCCGACTCCGGGCACATGCGCTGCGTGGTCCTGGGCGAGGCCGTGCGCTCCGAGACCGCGGGCGAGGAGGACGAGCTGCTGGCCTGGCTGGCGGCCAGGGGACGGGCCTTGGTCCACGAGGGCTACCTTCCGGGGGACAGGCTCTTCCTGAGCGTGCTGGCGCACAGGGCCGTGCCCTTTGCGGCGCTGCCCTACCGGCGGCATTACGGCTCCTCGGGCATCCAACTGCTGGCCCATCGCTGCGGCAAGCCAGCGCTGGTGGCGGGCCAGGGGCTCATGGCCCGGCGCGTTGAGGGCAACGCCCTGGGCCTGGCCCACCACCCCGGGGACGAGGCCCACTTCCGCGAGCAACTGGGCCGCATGTTCCAGCGTGATGCGGGGGCCGATAGGGCCGCTGCCCGGGCCTTCTCGCGATATTTCCGCACCCGGGCCGTGTTCGCCGCCATGGACGCCATGCTGCCCGGCCGCCCGCTGCCGCAGCTGCCGCCCTGGGCCTCGGGGCCGCTCCAGCCCGGCCCGTCGCTCGATGAGCTGGGCCGCAGCCCCCACACGGCCACGGAGTTCAACTTCCTTTGTGGGCTGCGCTTCGATCTGGCCGGGGTGCTGCAACGCCTGGGCCGCCCAGATGAGGCCCGCGCGGAGATGGACGCCGTGCTTGCCATGGCCTCGGCCGGTGAGGGCGGGATTCCCGTGGGGCTGGACGCCTCGGCCCTGGAATCCCTTGGCTCCGCCCTGGCCGCCATGGCCCGGCCGGACGAGGCCGAGCGGGCCTTTGCCCGGGCCGTAGGCCTGGCCCCGCGAAATCTGGATTTGCGCCTGTTCCTGAGCGACTCCCTGCGCTACGCGGGCCGCAGCGGGGAGGCCCTGGCCGCGCTGGCCGAGCTGGAAGCCCTGGCCCCGGCCCACCCCGGCCTGCGCCACAAGCAGGGCCAGGCCCTGGCCTGCCTGGGCCGCACGGACGAGGCCCTGGCCCGCTTCGCCCAGGAGCCCGAAGGGTCGCGCTGGAAGCGGCCCGCGCAGGAGTGGGAAGCCAAGCTGCGGCGCGGGGATCAGGCCCGGTAA
- a CDS encoding glycosyltransferase, producing MKTAIFTICCANYLPRAAVLLESVAANGAANGATQGLHLVLAEDPASIPALGADFAPPAGARLMSVDELGLPDARGMAFQYNVTEFNTALKPWAMLRLLDMGYDAVMYLDPDIRFYSSLAPLLAPLERAELLLTPHIAKPCDCDGVFPTVRDCLHAGQFNLGFMALRRSGQTLDFLRWWSGRLREHCLQEPGYAYFVDQLWASQAPSFVDKVEVLRGPGLNVAYWNLFQRELARRGDGWAAGGEPLTFFHFSGFDPARPQRLSRYSAKGSPVVPGAPLAELLEGYALALAEAGERYPFAGQPYSFGTYKDGEPVTQEDRRRYLALPRSARERAGDPFEGRWRWPEAPVATGRPSLVLTPSPSSGLCLETGAPPVRLAFLLMGGEGWFAGLVHIRNLVRALKLAEPEAQAHILALPGPGPLERARLEAYLDAPLVPCASPGEVRAALARGGYDTLFAPERPFLHGELPVPWLAFLHDFQHFRLPEHFPAQEAAARRASFERAALLADGLAVSGRDALADCAAFLPGEAFKAHVLPPAPWPGPEVQALEEAPWRTALRLGLPRRYLLLPNQMWSHKNHLTALEALARCPEQDMALVLTGAPLDGRAPGHARLLRERMAPLEREGRVFAAGLLPPEDALQLMRGARAVVLPSLFEGYGLAVAEAQGLGKPLLLSNIAAHREHGAPSARYFEPTDAQALSELMREAWAGPCPNFDPGSAGAGPDHDLAREREALAQARERAMGAGEALLRAVAACKSASAARVRPSVSDLAARGLHTDAAVALARAGAGAGAGAGAGAGAGGDKALAQARLAGLAASVRHSFLMGEEEAGRILGRALIKQGPDGDAERFYWAGLEALRQSEPIGSEILERVRAGGQGVGAGLRAWACFKLGETLLGRDEAAARGLFREALAHDPGLAKARLALLPHGHLPLLAVNLPGPGPEWVRADFDLLDEPLWAYYLGPSGKAGGLLLALPEGLPPHKARELAVLLATWLAPGASARLRMGREGLPSDLAQSLLGQGGALSQSGSDLTVTFPSTGDVRHP from the coding sequence GTGAAGACAGCCATTTTCACCATCTGCTGCGCCAACTACCTGCCCCGGGCCGCCGTGCTGCTGGAGTCCGTGGCGGCCAACGGGGCGGCCAACGGCGCGACGCAGGGGCTGCACCTCGTGCTGGCCGAGGATCCGGCCTCCATCCCTGCCCTGGGGGCGGATTTCGCCCCACCCGCCGGTGCCCGGCTGATGAGCGTCGACGAGTTGGGCCTGCCGGACGCGCGCGGCATGGCCTTCCAGTACAACGTCACGGAGTTCAACACCGCGCTCAAGCCCTGGGCCATGCTGCGCCTGCTGGACATGGGCTACGACGCGGTCATGTACCTTGACCCGGACATCCGCTTCTATTCGAGCCTCGCGCCCCTGCTCGCCCCCTTGGAGCGCGCCGAGCTGCTGCTCACCCCGCACATCGCCAAGCCCTGCGACTGCGACGGCGTGTTCCCCACCGTGCGCGACTGCCTGCACGCGGGCCAGTTCAACCTGGGCTTCATGGCCCTTCGCCGCTCAGGCCAGACGCTGGACTTCCTGCGCTGGTGGAGCGGGCGGCTGCGCGAGCACTGCCTGCAGGAGCCGGGCTACGCCTACTTCGTGGACCAGCTCTGGGCCAGCCAGGCTCCGTCCTTCGTGGACAAGGTGGAGGTGCTGCGCGGCCCGGGCCTCAACGTGGCCTACTGGAACCTGTTCCAGCGGGAGCTGGCCCGCCGGGGCGACGGCTGGGCGGCGGGCGGGGAGCCCCTGACCTTCTTCCACTTCAGCGGCTTCGACCCGGCCCGGCCGCAGCGGCTCTCGCGCTACAGCGCCAAGGGCAGCCCGGTGGTGCCGGGCGCCCCGCTTGCGGAGCTGCTGGAAGGCTACGCCCTGGCCTTGGCCGAGGCCGGGGAGCGCTACCCCTTCGCGGGCCAGCCCTACAGCTTCGGCACGTACAAGGACGGCGAGCCCGTCACCCAGGAGGACCGGCGGCGTTACCTGGCCCTGCCGAGGTCCGCGCGGGAAAGGGCGGGCGACCCCTTCGAGGGCCGCTGGCGCTGGCCCGAGGCCCCTGTGGCCACGGGCCGCCCATCACTCGTCCTTACGCCCAGCCCCAGCTCTGGCCTCTGCCTGGAAACGGGCGCGCCCCCCGTGCGGCTGGCCTTCCTGCTCATGGGCGGGGAGGGCTGGTTCGCGGGGCTGGTGCACATCCGCAACCTCGTCCGGGCCCTGAAGCTGGCCGAGCCGGAAGCTCAGGCCCACATCCTGGCCCTGCCCGGACCCGGCCCCCTGGAGCGGGCCCGGCTGGAGGCCTACCTGGACGCCCCTTTGGTCCCCTGCGCCTCCCCGGGGGAGGTGCGCGCGGCCCTGGCCCGGGGCGGCTACGACACCCTCTTCGCGCCGGAGCGGCCCTTCCTGCACGGGGAGCTGCCCGTGCCCTGGCTGGCCTTCCTGCATGACTTCCAGCATTTCCGCCTGCCGGAGCACTTCCCGGCCCAGGAGGCCGCCGCACGGCGGGCCTCCTTTGAGCGGGCGGCCCTGCTGGCCGACGGGCTGGCCGTCAGCGGCCGCGACGCCCTGGCCGACTGCGCCGCCTTCCTGCCCGGGGAGGCGTTCAAGGCCCATGTGCTGCCCCCCGCGCCCTGGCCCGGCCCCGAGGTGCAGGCCCTGGAGGAGGCCCCCTGGCGAACGGCCCTGCGCCTGGGCCTGCCCCGGCGCTATCTGCTGCTGCCTAACCAGATGTGGAGCCACAAGAACCACCTCACTGCCTTGGAGGCCCTGGCCCGCTGCCCCGAGCAGGACATGGCCCTGGTGCTCACCGGCGCCCCGCTGGACGGCCGCGCTCCCGGTCACGCCCGACTCCTGCGGGAGCGCATGGCCCCCCTGGAGCGGGAAGGGCGGGTCTTCGCCGCGGGGCTTCTGCCCCCTGAAGACGCCCTGCAGCTCATGCGCGGGGCCAGGGCGGTGGTCCTGCCCTCCCTGTTCGAGGGCTACGGCCTTGCCGTGGCCGAGGCCCAGGGCCTGGGCAAGCCCCTGTTGCTCTCGAACATCGCGGCCCACCGCGAGCACGGCGCGCCCTCGGCCCGATATTTCGAGCCCACGGACGCCCAGGCCCTCTCCGAGCTCATGCGCGAAGCCTGGGCCGGGCCTTGCCCAAACTTTGACCCCGGGTCTGCCGGGGCTGGCCCGGACCACGACCTGGCCCGAGAGCGCGAGGCGTTGGCCCAGGCCCGTGAGCGCGCCATGGGGGCAGGTGAGGCCCTGCTGCGGGCCGTGGCGGCCTGCAAGTCGGCCTCGGCCGCGCGCGTCAGACCGTCGGTCAGTGATCTGGCCGCCAGGGGCCTGCACACGGACGCCGCCGTGGCCCTGGCCCGTGCCGGAGCTGGGGCCGGAGCTGGGGCCGGAGCTGGGGCCGGAGCTGGAGGCGACAAAGCGTTGGCCCAGGCCCGTCTTGCCGGGCTGGCCGCGAGTGTTCGCCACTCCTTCCTCATGGGCGAGGAGGAGGCCGGGCGCATCCTGGGCCGCGCCCTCATCAAGCAGGGGCCGGACGGCGACGCCGAGCGCTTCTATTGGGCCGGGCTGGAGGCCCTGCGCCAGAGCGAGCCCATCGGGAGTGAGATACTGGAGCGCGTCCGCGCCGGAGGGCAGGGCGTGGGCGCGGGCCTGCGGGCTTGGGCCTGCTTCAAGCTGGGCGAGACTTTACTAGGCCGTGACGAGGCAGCCGCCAGGGGGCTCTTCCGGGAGGCCCTGGCCCATGACCCCGGGCTGGCCAAGGCCCGGCTGGCCCTCTTGCCGCACGGCCATTTGCCTTTGCTGGCTGTGAACCTGCCCGGCCCCGGCCCGGAGTGGGTCCGCGCCGATTTCGACCTCCTGGACGAGCCCCTCTGGGCCTACTATCTGGGGCCTTCCGGCAAGGCCGGGGGGCTGCTGCTGGCCCTGCCTGAGGGGCTGCCCCCGCACAAGGCCCGCGAGCTGGCCGTCTTGTTGGCAACCTGGCTGGCTCCAGGAGCATCTGCCCGGCTGCGCATGGGCCGCGAAGGGCTTCCTTCCGATCTGGCCCAGTCCCTCCTCGGCCAGGGGGGGGCACTCTCGCAATCCGGTTCCGACCTGACCGTAACGTTCCCATCCACTGGAGACGTCCGACATCCATGA
- a CDS encoding TylF/MycF family methyltransferase: MNDYERQKYLDAITELYALYRRTVFPSLPGIGNRAPLMTDLLGTSLGEAVYLLDTLLRCLPLPGDVCEFGICQGATSAFMANEIMDTGKSLWLYDSFQGLPKPGEKDELLDDIFGLGHIGKYHGTMRCGREVVEGRLERLGFPAERTRIVPGFLEETLTPDALPHQVCFAYLDMDFHEPTLLALRALHGRVPEGGVLMVDDYGFFSSGVKTAVHEFLDEHPGEYELTLPLALSGKFCFLWKGSPA; this comes from the coding sequence ATGAACGACTACGAACGCCAGAAATACCTCGACGCCATCACCGAGCTGTACGCGCTGTACCGGCGCACGGTCTTCCCGTCCCTGCCCGGCATCGGCAATCGCGCCCCCCTGATGACCGATCTGCTGGGCACCAGCCTGGGCGAGGCCGTCTACCTTCTGGACACCCTGCTCCGCTGCCTGCCGCTGCCGGGCGACGTCTGCGAGTTCGGCATCTGCCAGGGGGCCACCTCCGCCTTCATGGCCAACGAGATCATGGACACGGGCAAGTCTCTCTGGCTCTACGACTCCTTCCAGGGCCTGCCCAAGCCGGGCGAAAAGGACGAGCTGCTCGACGACATCTTCGGCCTGGGCCACATCGGGAAATACCACGGCACCATGCGCTGCGGGCGGGAGGTGGTGGAGGGCAGGCTCGAGCGCCTGGGCTTCCCGGCGGAGCGCACCCGCATCGTGCCCGGTTTCCTGGAGGAGACGCTCACCCCCGATGCCTTGCCCCACCAAGTGTGCTTCGCCTACCTGGACATGGACTTCCACGAGCCCACGCTGCTCGCGCTGCGGGCCCTGCACGGGCGCGTGCCCGAGGGCGGCGTGCTCATGGTGGACGACTACGGGTTCTTCTCCTCCGGGGTGAAGACGGCGGTGCACGAATTCCTGGACGAACACCCCGGCGAGTACGAATTGACCCTGCCCCTGGCCCTCTCCGGCAAGTTCTGCTTCCTCTGGAAGGGGAGCCCGGCGTGA
- a CDS encoding cytidylyltransferase domain-containing protein, translating into MTSGLLAIVPARGGSKGLPRKNLLDLGGKPLLAHSIAAALATPGIERVVVSTEDEEIASAAKEWGAEVPFMRPAGLARDESLLSEAVEHALEALAGQGYRPRAYCLLPPSHPFRHLEMMEELAARALEGFATVGTVRRMAPRIYFEPDGSRYAPPELEQGPYFRPYGLFTAASLVPASRHFTREISDPAGLVDIDHAEDLLRARRILAANLFDERKGYLGCCW; encoded by the coding sequence GTGACCTCCGGCCTGCTGGCCATAGTCCCCGCGCGCGGAGGCTCCAAGGGCCTGCCCCGCAAGAACCTGCTGGACCTGGGCGGCAAGCCGCTGCTGGCGCATTCCATCGCCGCCGCCCTGGCCACGCCCGGCATCGAGCGGGTGGTGGTCTCCACCGAGGATGAGGAGATCGCCAGCGCGGCCAAAGAGTGGGGGGCCGAAGTGCCCTTCATGCGCCCTGCCGGGCTGGCGCGGGACGAATCACTGCTCAGCGAGGCCGTGGAGCACGCTTTGGAAGCTCTGGCCGGGCAGGGGTACCGTCCCCGGGCCTACTGCCTGCTGCCGCCTTCGCACCCATTTAGACACTTGGAGATGATGGAGGAACTGGCCGCCCGCGCCCTGGAGGGTTTCGCCACGGTGGGCACGGTGCGGCGCATGGCGCCCCGGATCTATTTCGAGCCGGACGGCTCGCGCTACGCCCCGCCCGAGTTGGAGCAGGGGCCGTACTTCCGGCCGTACGGGCTGTTCACGGCGGCCAGCCTCGTCCCGGCCAGCCGCCACTTCACCCGCGAAATCTCGGACCCCGCCGGACTGGTGGACATCGACCACGCGGAAGACCTGCTGCGCGCCAGGCGCATCCTGGCCGCCAACCTGTTCGACGAGCGAAAGGGGTACCTGGGATGCTGCTGGTAG
- the asnB gene encoding asparagine synthase (glutamine-hydrolyzing), giving the protein MCGVCGILCDNGSRPDLAALESMTLALAHRGPDGQGLHADGPCGLGHRRLAILDVSEAGAQPMLLDWGRFALAYNGEVYNFRELRRELEALGRAFRSNTDTEVVLAAYAQWGPACVERLSGMFALALWDSRERTLFLARDRYGIKPLYWCRAGGALLFASEVKGLLAHPDAPRGVDLEGLREYMTFQNFFTARTLFAGVSMMPAGTWCLLRPGGPDPEFRRYWDFAFAPKVNDTRTPRELEEELAHLFEQAVRRHLVSDVEVGAYLSGGVDSGSICAVASRLVPGIKSFTCGFDLSSASGLELNFDERGKAERLSYLFGTEHYEAVLKAGDMERCLPAVVRHLEEPRVGQSYPNHYAAGLVSRFCRVVLSGSGGDELFGGYPWRYYRAAASSSFDGFVEEYYAYWQRLIPDGREAEVLAPVWGEVRHMDMREIFRGVFGQRPERLRTPEEYVNLCLGFEAKTFLHGLLMVEDKLAMARGLENRVPFLDNDLVDFATALPVGVKIGNLHETLRLDENEFAKPRQYYQRTRDGKIILRGMLSRFVPEDVCVCEKQGFSGPDRSWFRGDSIEFVRRNLYDPAAPVWSLLDRKACTALVDRHLEGRDNFRLLIWSLLYLNRWLPEFGMCAGGRA; this is encoded by the coding sequence ATGTGCGGCGTCTGCGGCATCCTCTGCGACAATGGCTCGCGGCCCGACCTCGCGGCCCTGGAGTCCATGACCCTGGCCCTGGCCCACCGAGGCCCGGACGGCCAGGGCCTGCACGCGGACGGCCCCTGCGGCCTGGGCCACCGCCGCCTGGCCATCCTGGACGTGAGCGAGGCCGGGGCCCAGCCCATGCTCCTGGACTGGGGCCGCTTCGCCCTGGCCTACAACGGGGAGGTCTACAACTTTCGGGAGCTCAGGCGCGAGTTGGAGGCCCTGGGCCGCGCCTTCCGCAGCAACACGGACACCGAGGTGGTGCTGGCGGCCTACGCGCAGTGGGGGCCCGCCTGCGTGGAGCGCTTGAGCGGCATGTTCGCCCTGGCCCTGTGGGACTCGCGCGAGCGCACGCTCTTCCTGGCCCGCGACCGCTACGGCATCAAGCCGCTGTACTGGTGCCGGGCGGGCGGGGCGCTGCTCTTCGCCTCCGAGGTCAAGGGCCTGCTGGCCCACCCGGACGCCCCCCGAGGCGTGGATCTGGAGGGCCTGCGCGAGTACATGACCTTCCAGAACTTCTTCACCGCCCGCACCCTCTTCGCCGGGGTCTCCATGATGCCCGCCGGAACCTGGTGCCTGCTGCGCCCCGGCGGGCCGGACCCCGAGTTCCGGCGCTACTGGGATTTCGCCTTCGCCCCGAAAGTGAACGACACCCGCACCCCGCGGGAACTGGAGGAGGAGCTGGCCCACCTGTTCGAGCAGGCCGTGCGCCGCCACCTGGTCAGCGACGTGGAGGTGGGGGCCTACCTCTCCGGCGGGGTGGACTCCGGCTCCATCTGCGCCGTGGCCTCGCGCCTGGTCCCGGGCATCAAGAGCTTCACCTGCGGGTTCGACCTGAGCTCCGCCTCCGGCCTGGAGCTCAACTTCGACGAGCGGGGCAAGGCCGAGCGCCTCTCCTACCTGTTCGGCACCGAGCACTACGAGGCCGTGCTCAAGGCCGGGGACATGGAGCGCTGCCTGCCCGCCGTGGTGCGCCATCTTGAGGAACCCCGCGTGGGCCAGAGCTACCCCAACCACTACGCGGCCGGGCTGGTCAGCCGCTTCTGCCGGGTGGTGCTCTCGGGCTCCGGGGGCGACGAACTTTTCGGCGGCTACCCCTGGCGCTACTACCGCGCCGCGGCCAGCAGCTCCTTCGACGGCTTCGTCGAGGAGTACTACGCCTACTGGCAGCGCCTCATCCCCGACGGGCGCGAGGCCGAAGTGCTGGCCCCGGTGTGGGGGGAGGTGCGCCACATGGACATGCGCGAAATCTTCCGTGGGGTGTTCGGGCAGCGCCCCGAGCGCCTGCGCACGCCCGAGGAGTACGTGAACCTCTGCCTCGGCTTCGAGGCCAAGACATTCCTGCACGGCCTACTCATGGTGGAGGACAAGCTGGCCATGGCCCGTGGCCTTGAGAACCGCGTCCCCTTCCTGGACAACGACCTGGTGGACTTCGCCACGGCCCTGCCCGTGGGCGTGAAGATCGGCAACCTCCACGAAACCCTTCGCCTGGACGAGAACGAGTTCGCCAAGCCGCGCCAGTATTACCAGCGCACCCGCGACGGCAAGATCATCCTGCGCGGGATGCTCTCCCGCTTCGTGCCCGAGGATGTCTGCGTCTGCGAGAAGCAGGGCTTTTCCGGCCCGGACCGCTCCTGGTTCAGGGGCGACAGCATCGAGTTCGTGCGGAGGAACCTCTACGACCCGGCCGCCCCGGTGTGGTCCCTGCTGGACCGCAAGGCCTGCACCGCCCTGGTGGACCGCCACCTGGAGGGTCGGGACAACTTCCGGCTGCTGATCTGGTCGCTCTTGTACCTCAACCGCTGGCTGCCGGAGTTCGGCATGTGCGCTGGGGGCCGGGCGTGA